In Chryseobacterium gleum, a single genomic region encodes these proteins:
- a CDS encoding DinB family protein, which produces MIKQALLGEFLHEAENTRKILQAIPDSALDWKPSEKNWTTGQLASHIAEVYNWYEPTFNQDIFDMGAYRYDKGDISRVENILAKFEENVANAQKALENSDENTYFNEWKMEMDGNVLFPPMPKVQVIRAFLYNHLYHHRGELVVYLRSTGNKVPGLYGPTADDKM; this is translated from the coding sequence ATGATTAAACAGGCACTTTTAGGTGAGTTTCTGCATGAAGCCGAAAACACCAGAAAAATTTTACAGGCAATCCCTGACAGCGCACTAGACTGGAAACCGTCTGAAAAAAACTGGACCACCGGTCAGCTGGCTTCCCACATTGCAGAAGTATACAACTGGTATGAGCCCACTTTCAATCAGGATATTTTTGATATGGGCGCTTACAGGTATGATAAAGGAGATATTTCCAGAGTGGAAAATATCCTTGCAAAATTTGAAGAAAATGTTGCCAATGCACAGAAAGCTCTTGAAAACTCTGACGAAAATACCTATTTCAACGAGTGGAAAATGGAAATGGACGGAAATGTACTTTTCCCTCCTATGCCCAAAGTTCAGGTGATAAGAGCTTTTCTTTATAACCATTTGTACCATCACAGAGGTGAACTGGTTGTTTATTTAAGATCAACCGGAAATAAAGTTCCCGGACTTTATGGACCCACCGCTGATGATAAAATGTAA
- a CDS encoding reprolysin-like metallopeptidase: MKKQLTLIGMLLVSGISFAQTDRLWTEGSRKASSEIFENKNSINNPKVYNLDINGLKNALAKAPKRLAAGEKSELIISFPNSEGRMENFKVRENSNFAPELAAKYPDIKSYVGQGLDDPNSTVYFSVSPLGLSSMEIYGDKSAVFIEPYTKDLSSYVVYRKSDKKDDLNKFECTVVEAAQKGVSNSSLAARPNADDAKLRTFRLALSCTGEYTTYFGGTKAQALAAMNNTMTRVNGVFEKDFAARMVLIANNDSVIYTNASTDPYSAASGMSNWNSQLQSTLTSVIGEANYDIGHLFGASGGGGNAGCIGCICTNGSKGSGYTSPADAIPSGDNFDIDYVAHEMGHQFGGNHTFSMSNEGTGANMEPGSGSTIMGYAGITSQDIQPHSDAFFHAISIQQITNNIKAKTCSVNTNTGNSIPTANAGLDYTIPKGTPFVLTGTGTDADGDSLTYIWEQMDNASSSQTGASSAASATKASGPNFRSWTPTTVPVRYFPRMASILTGATTTAGSEITVEALSSVARTLNFRFTVRDNKAGGSGNNSDDAVITVNSTAGPFLVTSQNSATTYAGGSSQTVTWDVAGTTANGVNTANVDILWSTDSGNTWTTLLAGTPNDGSQAVTIPNANTTTGRIMVKGSNHIFFDVNNANISVNAGSGTPDTVAPTAPTLAASGTTSTTTNLSWSGATDNVGVTGYDVYQGASLIGSTASTTYTVTGLTPSTTYSFSVKAKDAAGNASVSSNTVSITTLSGGTVTYCSSSASNTADERIGNVTFGSINNTSTGTAGYENFTSISTNVTRGNAYTISITPVWTSTKYSEAYAVYIDYNGDGDFTDSGELAWTKAGSTTSPVTGSITIPSTATVGSTRMRVMMKYSSIPTSSCEAFTYGQVEDYTLNIVSSGKGDIQNTKDLITDVKLYPNPVRDILYISNTASEDYKIFDMGGKLIDSGKLQRGSVNVSNLIKGAYMIQIGESSKRFIKN, encoded by the coding sequence ATGAAAAAACAATTAACGCTGATTGGAATGCTCCTTGTTTCGGGTATTTCTTTCGCACAGACTGACCGTCTTTGGACTGAAGGTTCCAGAAAAGCTTCATCAGAGATCTTTGAAAACAAAAACAGCATCAACAATCCAAAGGTTTACAACCTGGACATTAACGGATTGAAAAATGCTCTGGCAAAAGCTCCCAAAAGACTGGCTGCAGGCGAAAAATCAGAACTCATTATTTCTTTTCCGAATTCTGAAGGTAGAATGGAAAATTTCAAAGTGAGGGAGAATTCCAATTTTGCCCCTGAGTTGGCAGCAAAATATCCGGATATCAAGTCTTATGTAGGACAAGGTCTGGATGATCCTAATTCCACAGTCTATTTCAGTGTTTCTCCACTCGGACTGTCATCAATGGAAATTTACGGCGATAAATCAGCTGTATTCATTGAGCCATACACAAAAGACCTTTCCTCCTACGTTGTGTACAGAAAATCTGATAAAAAGGATGATCTTAACAAATTTGAATGTACAGTAGTAGAAGCCGCACAGAAAGGAGTTTCAAATTCCTCACTCGCAGCAAGACCTAATGCGGACGATGCCAAGCTGAGAACATTCAGACTTGCACTTTCCTGTACAGGTGAATACACTACGTACTTTGGAGGTACCAAAGCACAGGCCCTGGCTGCAATGAACAATACGATGACCCGTGTAAACGGTGTTTTTGAAAAAGATTTTGCAGCAAGAATGGTTCTTATCGCCAACAATGACTCTGTAATTTACACCAACGCTTCTACCGATCCTTATTCTGCAGCTTCAGGAATGAGCAACTGGAATTCTCAGTTACAAAGTACTCTAACCTCTGTCATTGGTGAAGCAAATTACGATATCGGACACCTGTTCGGTGCTTCAGGTGGCGGTGGAAATGCGGGATGTATCGGCTGTATCTGTACAAACGGATCAAAAGGAAGCGGATACACTTCTCCGGCAGATGCTATTCCTTCAGGAGATAATTTTGACATCGACTATGTAGCTCACGAGATGGGACATCAGTTTGGTGGTAATCACACGTTCTCCATGAGCAACGAAGGTACAGGTGCTAATATGGAACCGGGATCAGGATCAACCATCATGGGATATGCAGGAATTACAAGCCAGGATATCCAGCCTCATTCCGATGCATTCTTCCATGCGATAAGCATTCAGCAGATTACCAATAATATTAAAGCTAAAACCTGTTCTGTCAATACCAATACAGGAAACTCAATTCCTACTGCCAACGCAGGTTTAGACTATACTATTCCAAAAGGAACTCCGTTTGTACTGACAGGTACCGGAACGGATGCCGACGGAGATTCTTTAACATATATCTGGGAACAGATGGACAACGCCTCTTCTTCTCAGACAGGAGCAAGTTCGGCAGCTAGTGCAACAAAAGCTTCAGGACCTAACTTCAGATCATGGACTCCAACAACAGTACCTGTAAGATATTTCCCACGAATGGCTTCTATCCTGACAGGTGCAACCACAACAGCGGGCTCTGAAATCACTGTAGAGGCGCTTTCTTCTGTTGCAAGAACATTAAACTTCAGATTTACCGTTCGTGACAACAAAGCAGGAGGTTCAGGAAATAATTCTGATGATGCTGTTATCACAGTTAATTCCACTGCAGGACCATTCCTGGTAACTTCACAAAACTCTGCTACAACATATGCCGGAGGAAGTTCCCAAACTGTAACCTGGGATGTGGCAGGAACTACTGCAAACGGAGTAAATACAGCCAATGTAGATATCTTATGGTCAACAGATAGTGGAAATACATGGACTACACTGTTGGCAGGAACTCCGAATGACGGCTCACAGGCTGTAACGATTCCTAATGCGAATACAACTACAGGAAGAATTATGGTAAAAGGATCAAACCACATTTTCTTTGATGTCAACAATGCCAATATTTCTGTAAATGCAGGTTCCGGAACTCCTGATACCGTTGCTCCTACAGCTCCTACCCTTGCTGCTTCAGGAACAACTTCTACAACAACCAACCTTTCATGGTCTGGTGCTACAGATAATGTAGGGGTTACAGGATATGATGTATATCAGGGGGCTTCATTAATCGGTTCAACTGCTTCTACAACGTATACCGTAACAGGACTTACTCCTTCAACAACCTACTCTTTCTCAGTGAAAGCAAAAGATGCAGCAGGAAATGCTTCTGTTTCCAGTAATACAGTAAGCATTACCACTCTTTCAGGCGGAACGGTTACTTACTGTTCTTCTTCAGCATCCAATACAGCTGATGAAAGAATCGGAAATGTAACATTCGGATCTATTAATAATACTTCTACAGGAACTGCAGGTTATGAAAACTTTACTTCAATTTCTACGAATGTTACAAGAGGAAATGCCTATACAATTTCCATCACTCCGGTTTGGACCTCTACAAAATATAGCGAAGCATACGCTGTTTATATTGATTACAACGGTGACGGAGACTTTACAGACAGTGGAGAACTGGCATGGACAAAAGCAGGTTCTACAACCAGCCCGGTAACAGGATCTATCACAATTCCATCTACAGCAACTGTTGGTTCTACAAGAATGAGAGTAATGATGAAATACAGCTCTATCCCTACATCATCTTGTGAAGCATTTACTTATGGGCAGGTTGAGGATTACACGCTTAACATTGTATCTTCAGGAAAAGGAGATATTCAGAATACCAAAGATCTGATCACAGATGTGAAGCTTTATCCAAACCCTGTAAGAGATATCCTTTACATTTCCAATACAGCTTCAGAAGATTATAAAATCTTCGATATGGGTGGAAAACTAATTGACTCAGGAAAACTTCAGAGAGGTTCTGTAAACGTAAGCAATCTTATCAAAGGTGCTTATATGATTCAAATCGGAGAATCCTCTAAGAGATTTATTAAAAATTAA
- a CDS encoding acyl-CoA dehydrogenase family protein, producing MNTETIDNIKMIAETAREFAEKNIRPNIMEWDESQTFPKDLFHQLGEMGFMGIVVPEQYGGSGLGYHEYVAILDEISQVDPSIGLSVAAHNSLCTNHIYEFGNEEQRHKWLPQLASGKVIGAWGLTEHNTGSDSGGMSTTAVRDGDEWIINGAKNFITHAISGDIAVVMTRTGEKGAKNNSTAFVLEKGMPGFTSGKKENKLGMRASETAELIFDNVRVPDSHRLGEVGEGFKQAMKVLDGGRISIAALSLGTARGAYKAALKYAKERHQFGKPIADFQAINFMLADMATEIDAAELLIQRASTLKNAKQKMTKEGAMAKLYASEACVRISNNAVQIFGGYGYTKDFPAEKFYRDSKLCTIGEGTSEIQRLVIGRDITK from the coding sequence ATGAATACTGAGACTATTGACAACATTAAAATGATAGCGGAGACGGCTAGAGAATTTGCAGAAAAGAACATCAGACCGAATATTATGGAATGGGATGAAAGCCAGACTTTTCCAAAAGACTTATTCCACCAACTAGGTGAGATGGGCTTTATGGGAATCGTAGTTCCTGAACAATATGGAGGTTCCGGATTAGGTTATCACGAATATGTTGCTATTCTGGACGAAATTTCTCAGGTTGATCCCTCTATTGGTCTTTCTGTAGCAGCACACAATTCACTTTGCACCAATCATATCTATGAATTTGGAAATGAAGAACAGAGACATAAATGGCTTCCTCAGCTGGCTTCCGGAAAAGTAATCGGAGCCTGGGGACTTACAGAACACAATACGGGTTCAGATTCAGGAGGGATGTCTACTACCGCTGTAAGAGACGGTGACGAGTGGATCATCAACGGAGCTAAAAATTTCATTACACACGCTATTTCGGGAGATATTGCCGTAGTAATGACGAGAACAGGAGAAAAAGGAGCTAAAAATAATTCTACAGCCTTTGTTTTAGAAAAAGGTATGCCCGGATTTACTTCAGGAAAAAAAGAAAATAAACTGGGAATGCGTGCTTCCGAAACAGCAGAACTGATCTTTGATAATGTACGTGTACCGGATTCTCACCGCTTAGGTGAAGTAGGTGAAGGTTTCAAACAGGCTATGAAAGTTTTGGACGGAGGTAGAATTTCTATTGCCGCATTAAGCTTAGGTACCGCAAGAGGAGCTTACAAAGCGGCTTTGAAATACGCAAAAGAGAGACATCAGTTTGGAAAACCAATTGCAGACTTCCAGGCTATCAACTTTATGCTGGCTGATATGGCTACAGAAATTGATGCTGCTGAACTTCTTATCCAAAGAGCTTCTACTCTTAAGAATGCAAAACAAAAAATGACAAAAGAAGGAGCTATGGCAAAATTATATGCTTCTGAAGCTTGCGTAAGAATCTCTAATAATGCTGTCCAGATCTTCGGAGGCTACGGATACACAAAAGACTTCCCTGCTGAGAAGTTCTACAGAGACTCTAAGCTTTGCACCATTGGTGAAGGTACTTCTGAGATCCAGAGACTGGTAATTGGAAGAGATATCACGAAATAA